The genomic DNA AAGCGGTCACTCTTGTTCCCTCTGAAGAGCCCCTTTCTTTGATAGATGAACCATTATGTCTTGAAAATTCTGTCGATGACGAATACGATAATACTGTAACACCGGTAAATGAAAGCGTTGAAACAACGGAGGATTCTGCCGAACCAGAACCGAAAGTTGTTACAGCACTGAAAGTCATTGATGACCGGGAAGAAAGCGGGATGGGGATGATCGTTGCAATAAATACGGTCAACAATCCGGACTTGACGAACTCGGCGCCACCGGAACCTTCAGTACCGTCGAAACTCGACTTCGGACAACTGATGGAAGAGGCATTCCGACGGAAAACGCACGGCGATCTACAGGGCACCCTGGAGATTTTCCAGCAAATCACCTGTTCCGGGATCAGCATGGAGGATGAGATATTTATCATCCTCGAAATGTGCGCCATTTACGAACTGATGGAAAGACCGGATGAGGCTTACCATCAAATCACGACATACTGGGGAAAATATCAGGGGAATTTGCCCGCACCTATCCTTGCGGAGATTGAAAACTACCTAAAAACGTATCGTGCGCCGCGAATGGCTGACGAACGAAATGGTATAAGGAGGACGGCTGTGTGACCAAGAGCCAGAATATCATCGGTTTGGCTATCATCAGCATTAACGATGGCCGTGAGCTCGGTTTGGTTCGTGACCTGATCATCAATCCTGACCAGGGATCCGTAGAATACCTGATGGTGGAGAACGAGTCCTGGTATTTGGGAGCGCAGGTCATTCCCTTCGAACGTCTCCAAGGGGTCGGCGAAGACGCCGTAACCATTGAGAGCGAAGAAGCCTTGCAACGCTTGACCGAAATGGCCGATGTTCAGGGGCTGATCCAGCGCCAGGTCAAGGTCAAAGGAACAAAGGTGCTCACCAAACGGGGCCGCCGCATCGGCATCGTCAACGAATACTTTGTCGATGTCTCTTCCGGCAAAATCACCGGGTGTCTGCTCATGCCCTCCCGGCAACAACTGGCAGCACGTATCATTCCGGCGGAGAGTGTGGTCACCTATGGCCGCGACGTGCTGATCGTCGTGGAAGATATGGACGAAGCGAAGCTGGTAGAATACAAGGGTGATGACGAGGACACCGTTGTGGCTGCGCCAGCCGCTCCGGCTGCTCCTGCTCCCGCTCCCGCTCAGGTGATATCCATTTCCCCGGCAGCCGTCTCGCCGGCGACTCCCGTTGCCGCTCCCGAATCGGCTCCGGCGCCCGCTCCGGTTGCGGCTGCGTCGGAAACGGCTTCCTCCATCGCATATACACCGGTGGAAGACCGCGAACCGCTGCCGCCTGTCAAGGAGCCCCTTGTCGAAAAAGAACCGGCGCTGCGGTTGATTGAAGACTTATCCGTCAGCCCCCAAGCGGTCGAGGCCGATATGGATCCGGTAGCCCGTCTTCTTGAAGAAGAGGACAAGCCAAAAGAAGCGGAACCCTTCGCCTTCCCTGCTCTGGAGAAAAAAGAAGTGGGCGAAGTGAAGCCTGAAGGCGGCGACGGACAGGAACGGGGCGCCCTCTTCGGCCAAATGCAGCACAAGTACTACGTGGGCAAGGTGCTCACCAAGACGATCACCAACAACTTAGGTGAAGTGGTTGCTGAAGATGGCGACATCATCACCGAAGAGATGATCGAGAAAGTCCGTCAATCCGGTAAGTATCTGGAAATGATCATGAACGTCAAAGACTAGCCTGCCTTTCGCCAGCTTTTCCCCTCGCGAGAAAGGCAAAGGGAAGCCAGCGCATAGGACGGAAGAACAACGGTGAGACAGTGGGACAGACACAACAGAAACGTAAATCAACGCGGGCGGTTGCTTCTCAATGGAGCATATCGCCCGTTTTTTTCACATCTTGAGGGGTCCGGCGTCCCTCTTTCACGTCTTCCCGGTGTGCCTGTCCAGGGAACGCTTTTCGGGGGTGGTCCGGCGAGCCTGTTTGCCGCGATAAAAAGGGATTATAATAAAAACCGATGGCTCCGTAGCACTTGGAAAGATGGAAAGGTCAGGTGACGCAAAGATGTCTGTTGGCTACAGCGAAGTAAGCCTACATATCCATGGCGTCGATTCCTTGAAAGGGAAACGCCGGGTCTTGAAAAGCATCATCGAGCGGCTGCGGGGCAAGTTCAACATCTCTGTGGCAGAGGTCGATCAACATGACC from Heliomicrobium gestii includes the following:
- a CDS encoding PRC-barrel domain-containing protein; the encoded protein is MTKSQNIIGLAIISINDGRELGLVRDLIINPDQGSVEYLMVENESWYLGAQVIPFERLQGVGEDAVTIESEEALQRLTEMADVQGLIQRQVKVKGTKVLTKRGRRIGIVNEYFVDVSSGKITGCLLMPSRQQLAARIIPAESVVTYGRDVLIVVEDMDEAKLVEYKGDDEDTVVAAPAAPAAPAPAPAQVISISPAAVSPATPVAAPESAPAPAPVAAASETASSIAYTPVEDREPLPPVKEPLVEKEPALRLIEDLSVSPQAVEADMDPVARLLEEEDKPKEAEPFAFPALEKKEVGEVKPEGGDGQERGALFGQMQHKYYVGKVLTKTITNNLGEVVAEDGDIITEEMIEKVRQSGKYLEMIMNVKD
- a CDS encoding DUF503 domain-containing protein translates to MSVGYSEVSLHIHGVDSLKGKRRVLKSIIERLRGKFNISVAEVDQHDLWQASVIGLAIVSNDRTHIRQVLDAAVRQIEGSGEVDVVAVDTEIM